In Arachis hypogaea cultivar Tifrunner chromosome 17, arahy.Tifrunner.gnm2.J5K5, whole genome shotgun sequence, a single window of DNA contains:
- the LOC112763245 gene encoding uncharacterized protein, whose translation MEDKSLKHAYGMVENVLVKVEDLYLPTGFVILDTGEDKNNSIILGRPFLATKNALIDVGRGELILRLGEDHILFKISNSQSLSTKGGGGLKKTVPKGWKNKKIPTEDFSPGMRVVFTRNPVIQHTVNRILSLEYVELIHESTGRKFTMRGEDLSPYEPP comes from the exons ATGGAAGATAAGTCCCTGAAACATGCATATGGAATGGTGGAGAATGTCcttgtaaaggttgaagacctttacctccCTACAGGCTTCGTGATACTTGACACTGGAGAGGACAAGAACaactccatcatcctaggaaggcccttcctagccactAAGAATGCCTTGATTGATGTTGGAAggggagagctaattctgaggtTAGGGGAAGATCATATCCTATTTAAGATTTCCAACTCTCAATCTCTCTCAACCAAAGGAG GAGGAGGTCTTAAGAAGACGGTACCCAAGGGctggaagaacaagaagattccGACTGAAGACttttcacctggcatgagagtagtCTTCACAAGAAATCCAGTCATACAacatactgtgaaccggatcctgtCTCTGGAGTATGTTGAACTGattcatgagagcacaggaagaaagttcaccaTGAGGGGTGAAGATTTGAGCCCCTATGAACCTCCGTAA